The following are encoded together in the Pedobacter steynii genome:
- a CDS encoding PAS domain S-box protein — translation MERVKSYWKKYKKTFEYVFPVENQFTLFRISSWRIDLFRNTMMYCFPISLVGLVLFLIHEFITGKVFFPAFMVIAVILLMGFVINRKIELDYRMVIMVILLYFIAVIYLVFVGSDGPGALYLLIITFFTAMIFPPKATYIPLIINTLICIGIGLIIKFDIFPTPLSDTYDLTLWIAYSGNLIFISFVSVLMIGSILNGFERTRIKEVMLLKKLDTSERYYRNVFDSNPVPMYIFELNTGNFLKVNEAAVKKYGYSKEEFLSMNITKIRPASEISKLMDIFSTIKTRAYSGILTHMNKEGQSFPVEIDTNIVNLDGIDARLVLATDVSKRVNYIRMIEKQNQDFKEIAWIQSHKVRAPLTNIMSLTDLMLQDPHEDHIDLLQMLKRSTTQLNEAIESIVHQAEENQIPPE, via the coding sequence ACGAGTTAAATCATACTGGAAAAAATACAAGAAAACATTTGAATATGTTTTTCCTGTTGAAAATCAGTTTACGCTCTTCCGGATCAGTTCCTGGCGGATAGACTTATTCAGAAATACAATGATGTATTGTTTTCCAATAAGTCTGGTTGGACTGGTTTTATTTCTGATTCATGAATTTATAACAGGTAAGGTATTCTTTCCTGCATTTATGGTCATTGCGGTGATATTGCTTATGGGTTTTGTGATAAATAGAAAAATTGAATTGGATTACAGAATGGTCATTATGGTCATTCTCCTCTATTTTATTGCCGTAATTTACCTCGTTTTTGTAGGTTCTGACGGGCCTGGGGCTCTTTATTTATTGATCATTACCTTTTTTACGGCAATGATCTTTCCTCCGAAAGCCACTTATATCCCACTGATTATTAACACACTGATTTGCATCGGGATCGGTCTGATCATCAAATTTGATATTTTCCCGACTCCTTTATCTGATACCTATGACCTCACTTTATGGATTGCCTATTCGGGAAACCTGATTTTCATCAGTTTTGTAAGCGTATTGATGATCGGCAGTATTTTAAATGGATTTGAGAGAACGCGGATAAAAGAGGTGATGCTGTTAAAAAAACTGGACACTTCAGAAAGGTATTACCGGAATGTTTTTGATTCCAATCCTGTTCCAATGTACATTTTTGAATTAAATACCGGAAACTTCCTAAAGGTGAACGAGGCTGCTGTTAAGAAATACGGGTATTCGAAGGAAGAATTTCTGTCCATGAACATTACGAAAATAAGACCCGCTTCAGAGATCAGCAAGTTAATGGACATTTTTAGTACCATTAAGACCAGGGCTTATTCCGGAATATTAACACATATGAATAAAGAAGGGCAGTCCTTTCCTGTAGAAATAGATACCAATATTGTCAATTTAGATGGGATTGATGCCAGATTAGTATTAGCGACAGATGTGTCTAAGCGCGTCAATTACATCCGCATGATCGAAAAGCAGAATCAGGATTTTAAAGAGATTGCCTGGATTCAGAGTCACAAGGTCAGGGCACCGTTGACCAATATCATGAGCCTGACCGATCTGATGCTTCAGGATCCTCATGAGGATCATATTGATTTACTACAGATGCTTAAACGATCTACTACTCAGCTGAATGAAGCCATTGAATCTATTGTTCATCAGGCAGAAGAGAATCAGATTCCACCGGAATGA
- a CDS encoding response regulator yields MKRFYLIDDDAIFVFLTRKTLQVANLNTDLTVFEDGQQALTDLELSANQPGMLPDIIFLDLNMPVLDGWGFLDKYSLLEPKMSKKIAIYIVSSSISPSELERSQNIPVVTEFLTKPLSRSKFVEIFEGA; encoded by the coding sequence ATGAAAAGATTTTATCTGATAGATGACGACGCGATATTCGTTTTTTTAACCAGAAAGACGTTACAGGTTGCCAATCTAAATACCGATCTCACCGTTTTTGAAGATGGCCAACAGGCTTTAACAGACTTGGAGCTAAGTGCAAATCAGCCAGGAATGTTGCCGGACATTATATTTCTGGACCTTAATATGCCCGTATTGGATGGGTGGGGATTTTTGGATAAGTATTCCTTATTGGAACCCAAAATGAGTAAAAAAATAGCCATTTATATTGTTTCATCTTCCATCTCTCCATCCGAACTGGAACGGTCGCAGAACATTCCCGTAGTAACGGAATTCCTGACTAAGCCACTCAGTCGTTCGAAGTTTGTGGAAATCTTTGAAGGGGCGTAA
- a CDS encoding tetratricopeptide repeat protein, which yields MNYFKQTILLLFVFSTQVSIAQNSGYDKLGMQAMMKGDFKGAVGQLEKADTKNPNNANVLKMLGYSYFQCGDFENSIATYSRLIVLKPSDNSAYYYRGKARLNIANDPKESLNQIRESFYLSAIKDFTKGIEVNGEEDTQLFQNRALAYKDYAIYKSYKIKKSAEKAAVVALFNNSIADFQKVLVAQPLRKDIISLIDYVKAQISSLK from the coding sequence ATGAACTATTTTAAGCAAACCATCTTATTATTATTTGTCTTTTCTACTCAGGTTAGTATCGCGCAGAACAGCGGTTACGATAAATTGGGCATGCAGGCCATGATGAAAGGCGATTTCAAAGGTGCGGTAGGACAATTAGAAAAGGCAGATACAAAAAACCCTAACAATGCAAATGTGTTGAAAATGTTAGGTTACTCTTATTTTCAGTGCGGTGACTTCGAAAATTCAATTGCGACTTATAGCCGCTTAATTGTTTTGAAACCTTCAGATAATTCTGCTTATTACTATAGAGGTAAAGCCAGGTTAAATATTGCCAATGATCCTAAGGAATCGTTAAATCAAATCAGAGAGAGCTTCTACCTATCCGCAATTAAGGATTTTACTAAAGGAATTGAGGTTAACGGGGAAGAAGATACCCAGTTATTTCAAAACAGGGCTTTGGCGTATAAGGATTATGCAATATATAAATCTTACAAGATCAAGAAATCTGCTGAAAAAGCTGCTGTAGTAGCGTTATTTAATAATTCAATTGCCGATTTTCAGAAGGTATTGGTCGCTCAGCCTTTACGTAAAGACATCATTTCTTTAATCGATTATGTTAAAGCACAGATATCGAGCTTAAAATAA